Genomic window (Paraglaciecola psychrophila 170):
CCAGACAGTTTTACGTGGGTTAAATATTATTGTGCGTCGAAGTTGTCAAGATAAGCTCGATCAGAGAAGTTAGTCCAAGCTCGGATTTGCTCCTGATAATCTGTTATGGCATTTAGGATTTTCTTGGTTTGTGGATCTTTTTTGGCAAAGTCATGCAGAAGATCTGCATTTGCCATACGGATAGCAAACATCACGTCTTTAGGGAAAGAGCGAATTTTTACGTTAGGATATTCATCCTGTAGCTTGGCTAAATTCACACCACTTTCATGCATAGACTGAGCATACATATCATATGCAGCGGCTTTCATAGCTATAGTGAGAATTTGTTGTAGGTCGGCTGGTAATGTATCGTATGCTTTTTGATTCACCATAAACTGTAATTCAGTCGCTGGTTCATGCCATCCAGTGTAGTAATATGGAGCAATTTTATGGAAGCCCATACGTAAATCTAATGACGGACCTACCCACTCAAGGGCGTCAATAGTGTTGCGTTCTAAAGCTGTATACAACTCGCCCGAGGGAATATTAGTGGGTTTTGCTCCAAGCTTTGCCAGTACTTCGCCAGCAAATCCTGGAATGCGCATTTTCAAACCTTTTAGGTCTTCAACACTGTTAATCTCTTTACGAAACCAACCGCCCATCTGGTTTCCCGTATTGCCACCAGGAAAGGACATAATGCCATATTTGTCATAAGTCTCTT
Coding sequences:
- a CDS encoding TRAP transporter substrate-binding protein, giving the protein MKNIHVLKVFLIISIGLSGWANADDGKKYTWRLAETWGANFPIFGDATKNMAKMVNEMSNGRLTIRIDSSNKHKAALGIFDFVKSGQYQMGHSASYYWKGKDFNTMFFTTVPFGMTAPEQYAWFYYGGGMELMKETYDKYGIMSFPGGNTGNQMGGWFRKEINSVEDLKGLKMRIPGFAGEVLAKLGAKPTNIPSGELYTALERNTIDALEWVGPSLDLRMGFHKIAPYYYTGWHEPATELQFMVNQKAYDTLPADLQQILTIAMKAAAYDMYAQSMHESGVNLAKLQDEYPNVKIRSFPKDVMFAIRMANADLLHDFAKKDPQTKKILNAITDYQEQIRAWTNFSDRAYLDNFDAQ